A genomic window from Clostridium aceticum includes:
- a CDS encoding branched-chain amino acid ABC transporter permease: MSAFFQQMINGLSIGSVYALMAVGYSLVYSIMNFSNFAHGGVIMIGAYAGFFLMTALELPFAGAFALAIIAAGFLAVTIERVAYRPLRKRNAPFLYFIISAMGASIFLENIVIATIGPTFRTYPRVFSTTPFQIGAISIGRLDAIMFLISGISLLLLIYIIEKTKTGMAIKATAYSIRASTLMGVNTDKIIFIVFGLGGMLAGIAGVLFGMKYTVYPQIGFITMKSFIAAVFGGLGSVPGAVIGSILLGVIETLTAGYISSQYRDLIAFILLIAVLVVRPRGLMGKITEDKA, encoded by the coding sequence ATGTCTGCTTTTTTTCAACAAATGATCAACGGACTGTCGATTGGCAGTGTATATGCACTGATGGCAGTAGGGTATTCCCTTGTGTATAGTATTATGAACTTCAGTAATTTTGCCCACGGCGGAGTAATTATGATAGGAGCTTATGCAGGATTCTTCTTAATGACAGCCTTAGAGCTTCCTTTTGCTGGGGCTTTTGCGTTAGCTATCATAGCAGCAGGCTTCTTAGCTGTGACGATAGAACGGGTGGCCTACCGACCTTTAAGAAAAAGAAATGCACCCTTTTTATATTTTATCATCTCTGCTATGGGGGCTTCTATATTCTTAGAAAACATTGTAATAGCAACGATAGGTCCCACATTTAGAACCTATCCTCGAGTTTTTTCTACTACGCCTTTTCAAATAGGAGCCATTTCTATAGGAAGGCTAGATGCTATTATGTTCTTAATATCTGGAATAAGTCTATTACTTCTTATTTATATCATTGAAAAAACCAAAACTGGTATGGCGATTAAGGCAACAGCCTATAGTATCCGAGCTAGCACCTTAATGGGGGTAAATACTGATAAAATAATATTTATTGTTTTTGGCTTAGGGGGTATGCTGGCAGGAATCGCTGGGGTGCTGTTTGGTATGAAATACACAGTATATCCACAGATTGGTTTTATCACTATGAAATCCTTTATTGCTGCTGTATTTGGAGGATTAGGAAGTGTCCCAGGAGCAGTAATCGGTTCTATATTGCTGGGGGTTATAGAAACACTAACAGCTGGTTATATATCCTCTCAATATAGAGATCTTATAGCCTTTATATTATTAATCGCTGTCTTAGTTGTGCGACCAAGAGGATTAATGGGTAAAATTACAGAGGATAAGGCATAG
- a CDS encoding FxsA family protein, translating to MLLKLILLFTIVPIVELAILLRLSSYIGVGYTLLIVFFTGIMGAYLARSEGKGVIRRIKLEMAQGRMPGDELINGLCVIVGGALLLTPGIFTDVIGFSLVIPVTRAAIKSTVRSKMKRMIEEGTFMFYFRK from the coding sequence ATGTTATTGAAACTTATTTTATTGTTTACAATTGTTCCTATCGTAGAATTAGCTATTTTGCTGAGACTAAGCAGCTATATAGGGGTAGGTTATACTTTACTTATTGTTTTTTTTACTGGGATAATGGGTGCATATCTAGCTAGAAGTGAAGGAAAAGGTGTTATCAGAAGAATTAAGTTAGAAATGGCTCAAGGAAGAATGCCAGGAGATGAGCTAATTAATGGCTTATGTGTGATTGTAGGTGGTGCACTATTATTGACCCCTGGGATATTTACGGATGTCATAGGTTTTTCTCTGGTAATTCCAGTCACTAGAGCTGCTATAAAGAGTACTGTAAGAAGTAAAATGAAAAGAATGATTGAAGAAGGCACATTTATGTTTTATTTTAGAAAATAA
- a CDS encoding ABC transporter substrate-binding protein yields MLKKKLFLLVAVLLILSLVFVGCGSNEPAATPEGNQDAGAEGEVVKVGWVGSLTGDQAVWGNCEFNTVKMLFDEINENGGLLGKKVEVIGYDTRGDAMEAVNAVRRLTSQDNVVAVIGPNASGQAIAISSVLEEMQVPGIATVATNPRVTVDENGEVKPFNFRVCFIDPYQGAVAAGYAVDVLGFTKAAILYDVADDYSQGLTEFFEKTFKEKGGEIVAKEAFKFGDVDFRPQLSKIKEANPEIVFMPYFFKEVALSANQARELGIDAVLIGGDGWPSEVLLEMAAEAVEGSYFVNHLDFADPEVQDFKDTYTAKYNLPVELNGYLAYDAVKLLESAILEAGNFDSVAIRDALKTASVQGITGQITISPDTHNPEGKDAAIIKIIDSDYKFQQKYSVE; encoded by the coding sequence ATGTTAAAGAAAAAGTTATTTTTACTAGTAGCTGTATTACTTATTTTGAGCTTAGTGTTTGTTGGTTGTGGTTCAAATGAGCCAGCTGCTACGCCAGAAGGCAATCAAGATGCTGGTGCAGAAGGTGAAGTTGTAAAAGTTGGATGGGTAGGTTCCTTGACAGGAGATCAAGCAGTATGGGGTAACTGTGAATTCAATACTGTAAAGATGTTATTTGACGAGATCAATGAGAATGGCGGATTGCTAGGTAAAAAAGTAGAAGTCATTGGATACGATACCCGTGGAGATGCTATGGAAGCGGTGAATGCTGTAAGAAGACTAACATCTCAAGATAACGTTGTAGCAGTAATTGGACCTAATGCCAGTGGTCAAGCTATAGCGATTTCTTCTGTATTAGAAGAAATGCAGGTGCCAGGTATTGCTACCGTTGCCACCAACCCTAGAGTAACAGTAGATGAAAACGGTGAAGTTAAGCCTTTTAACTTCAGAGTATGCTTTATCGACCCTTACCAAGGAGCCGTTGCTGCAGGATATGCTGTTGATGTTTTAGGGTTTACAAAAGCTGCTATTTTATATGACGTAGCAGATGATTATTCTCAAGGATTAACAGAGTTTTTTGAAAAGACCTTTAAGGAAAAAGGTGGAGAAATTGTTGCTAAAGAAGCCTTTAAGTTTGGCGATGTAGATTTTAGACCACAACTAAGTAAAATTAAAGAAGCAAATCCAGAAATCGTATTTATGCCTTACTTCTTTAAAGAAGTTGCTTTAAGTGCTAATCAGGCAAGAGAATTAGGAATCGATGCTGTTTTGATAGGTGGGGATGGATGGCCTTCAGAGGTATTGTTAGAAATGGCTGCAGAGGCTGTTGAAGGTAGTTACTTTGTAAACCATTTAGATTTCGCTGATCCAGAAGTACAAGATTTTAAGGATACATATACAGCAAAATATAATTTGCCAGTAGAGTTAAATGGCTATCTTGCCTATGATGCAGTAAAATTATTGGAAAGTGCTATTTTAGAAGCAGGCAACTTTGACTCTGTAGCTATAAGAGATGCCTTAAAGACCGCCAGTGTTCAAGGGATTACAGGACAAATTACCATTAGTCCAGATACCCATAACCCAGAGGGAAAAGATGCAGCGATTATTAAGATTATAGATAGCGACTATAAATTCCAACAAAAATATTCTGTAGAATAA
- a CDS encoding GerMN domain-containing protein: MARSIKTILLLIIIFISASGIPLYADSSSLNFSLPFTGSNKDILSIDTSITMLSSSHPQLQVSLKVNEKLLPLQFNESHPVEVLLYLGEDVIKGIDTPDITIHHGEITNLEIDLPQNLLDIPNGDYTLKVQLHVENTQTPVITDILPITYYSDFTYAKALSSINRNQTALTLYFPDNNMDNLIPITRIIPYTTTPLRATIDELAKGPNPVLGLPDLSPVPSVQRLNLSRRIANVYLPSDLGIYGQYASSARIAVDSFVNSLTTINEVEGVQFYFDNRILTEGFHGMVMDEPIFPSKNFQLYVGYRSTTDRILLTPIDPFTEDHSIETIFNGLKYSGNPSLYNYTLQPTVPEEVVLLDYSISENLLRLKLSEAFVKMDDTRNLMIDAIVYTFTSLEGIDSVEFQVENLSSFESDLPENLILNEPLFATPYINPEI; this comes from the coding sequence ATGGCTCGATCTATTAAAACAATTTTATTGTTAATTATAATTTTTATTAGTGCTTCAGGAATACCTTTATATGCTGATTCATCAAGTTTAAACTTTTCTTTACCTTTTACTGGATCTAACAAAGACATACTTTCTATTGATACTAGTATAACCATGCTTTCCTCATCTCACCCACAGTTACAAGTATCTCTAAAGGTAAATGAAAAACTTTTACCACTGCAATTCAATGAAAGTCATCCTGTTGAAGTGCTCTTGTACTTAGGAGAAGATGTTATTAAAGGCATCGATACTCCAGATATAACGATTCATCATGGTGAAATTACAAATTTAGAAATAGATCTTCCTCAAAACCTTCTAGATATTCCCAATGGTGATTATACACTTAAAGTACAGCTCCATGTGGAAAATACTCAGACTCCTGTGATCACAGACATACTTCCAATCACCTATTACAGCGACTTCACTTATGCCAAAGCATTAAGCTCTATTAATAGAAATCAAACCGCCTTGACTCTATATTTCCCAGACAATAATATGGATAATTTGATTCCTATTACAAGAATAATCCCCTATACGACAACACCTTTAAGAGCTACTATCGATGAATTAGCAAAAGGTCCAAATCCTGTCCTAGGATTACCTGATCTATCTCCTGTGCCTTCTGTGCAGAGACTAAATTTAAGTCGAAGGATAGCAAATGTATATCTTCCTAGTGATCTAGGGATTTATGGCCAGTATGCCTCTTCTGCAAGAATTGCTGTAGATAGTTTTGTAAACTCTCTAACGACTATTAATGAAGTAGAGGGGGTGCAGTTTTACTTTGATAATAGGATTTTAACAGAGGGTTTCCATGGTATGGTTATGGATGAACCGATTTTTCCCTCTAAAAATTTTCAGCTTTATGTTGGCTATAGAAGCACTACGGATCGAATTTTGCTGACACCTATAGACCCATTTACTGAAGATCATTCTATCGAAACAATATTTAATGGGTTGAAATATAGCGGTAATCCTTCCCTTTATAATTATACATTACAACCTACGGTGCCAGAAGAAGTTGTACTGTTGGACTACTCCATCAGTGAAAATCTTCTTCGCTTAAAACTTAGTGAAGCCTTTGTAAAAATGGATGACACCAGAAATCTGATGATAGATGCCATCGTATATACCTTTACTTCTTTAGAAGGTATAGATTCTGTTGAGTTTCAAGTAGAAAATCTATCTTCTTTTGAATCTGATTTACCAGAAAACTTAATTTTAAATGAGCCCCTTTTTGCTACACCCTATATAAATCCAGAAATTTAG
- the pyk gene encoding pyruvate kinase: MKKTKIVCTLGPASEEKEVLKQLVENGLNVARLNFSHGSHEEHKKRIEIVKEVREELKLPIAILLDTKGPEIRTGKFKDPEVYLEEGQTFTLTTREVMGDTTICSISYTGLGKDVKEGDSILIDDGLIELKVQKIIGETDIECIVENAGVVKNHKGVNVPGVKINLPAITEKDKADIEFGIKMDIDFIAASFVRKAEDVLAIRKILEENNAEHIHIISKIENQEGVDNLDTIIEVSDGIMVARGDLGVEIPTEEIPLVQKNMIEKCNKVAKPVITATQMLDSMIRNPRPTRAEVTDVANAILDGTDAIMLSGETAAGKYPVEAVKTMTSIAKRIETSIDYRTLLRNKAIERETTITDAISNATCVTAMDLQASAIVTATSSGHTARMVSKFRPKAPIIATTTKERMRRRLSLVWGVNSILIEEMGSTDDIFHAAIQAALSEGMIQRGDLVVITAGVPVGVAGTTNLIKAHIVGDILLNGTGIGKGAATGKVVIIDATQESQVQIDAGDILVTQFTDKDLNPYMETAGAIVTEEGGLTSHAAIVGLNLGKPTIVGANNATHKLKNGDIVTVDAKTGLIYSGKTRVL; encoded by the coding sequence ATGAAGAAGACCAAAATCGTATGCACCTTAGGACCAGCCAGTGAGGAAAAAGAGGTATTAAAGCAGTTAGTGGAAAATGGATTAAATGTTGCCAGGTTAAATTTTTCCCACGGATCTCACGAAGAACATAAAAAAAGAATAGAAATCGTCAAGGAAGTGAGAGAAGAACTAAAACTGCCTATAGCTATTCTTCTTGATACGAAGGGACCAGAAATAAGAACAGGAAAGTTTAAGGATCCAGAAGTCTACCTTGAAGAAGGACAAACCTTCACTCTAACAACAAGAGAAGTAATGGGTGATACTACTATTTGCAGCATCAGCTATACTGGTTTAGGGAAGGATGTAAAAGAAGGAGATAGTATTTTAATTGATGATGGTTTGATAGAATTAAAGGTTCAAAAGATCATTGGTGAAACAGATATAGAATGCATTGTTGAAAATGCAGGGGTTGTAAAAAATCATAAGGGTGTCAATGTACCAGGAGTAAAAATCAATCTGCCTGCCATTACGGAGAAGGACAAAGCGGATATTGAGTTTGGTATTAAGATGGATATTGATTTTATTGCAGCTTCTTTTGTGAGAAAAGCAGAAGATGTATTAGCTATTAGAAAAATATTAGAAGAAAACAATGCAGAACATATCCACATTATTTCTAAGATTGAAAATCAAGAAGGCGTAGACAACTTAGATACAATTATTGAAGTATCTGATGGTATTATGGTGGCTAGAGGAGACCTAGGCGTAGAAATTCCTACAGAAGAAATACCACTGGTACAAAAAAATATGATCGAAAAATGTAATAAGGTGGCAAAACCAGTTATTACTGCTACACAAATGCTAGATTCTATGATAAGAAATCCTAGACCTACGAGAGCAGAGGTAACGGACGTAGCTAATGCTATTTTAGATGGTACAGATGCTATTATGCTATCAGGGGAAACTGCTGCTGGTAAGTATCCTGTTGAAGCTGTAAAAACCATGACAAGTATTGCTAAAAGAATAGAGACTTCTATTGATTATAGAACCTTGTTAAGAAACAAGGCGATTGAAAGAGAAACCACCATTACAGATGCTATTAGTAATGCTACCTGTGTTACTGCTATGGATCTTCAGGCATCTGCAATTGTTACGGCTACTTCTTCAGGACATACAGCGAGAATGGTATCAAAATTTAGACCAAAGGCACCAATTATAGCTACTACTACAAAAGAAAGAATGCGCAGGAGATTAAGTTTAGTATGGGGAGTAAACTCCATATTGATAGAAGAAATGGGTTCAACAGACGATATTTTTCATGCTGCAATACAGGCAGCATTGAGTGAAGGTATGATTCAAAGAGGGGACTTAGTGGTGATTACCGCTGGTGTGCCAGTAGGTGTAGCTGGAACAACCAATTTAATTAAAGCCCACATTGTTGGAGATATCCTCCTCAATGGAACAGGCATAGGTAAAGGGGCGGCTACTGGAAAGGTAGTAATTATAGATGCTACACAAGAAAGTCAAGTTCAAATCGACGCAGGGGATATTTTGGTTACACAATTTACTGATAAGGATTTAAATCCTTATATGGAGACGGCAGGAGCTATTGTAACAGAGGAAGGCGGCTTAACCAGTCATGCTGCTATTGTAGGATTAAACCTAGGAAAACCTACTATAGTAGGAGCCAATAATGCAACACATAAACTTAAAAATGGAGACATTGTAACTGTAGATGCAAAAACAGGATTGATTTATAGTGGAAAAACCAGAGTCTTATAA
- a CDS encoding ABC transporter ATP-binding protein: MATILELKDVTKQFGGLTAVANMAFQIEKDSISGIIGPNGAGKTTMFNLITGIYNVTEGDIFFEGKKLQNLQPYQIADIGITRTFQNIRLFKKLTTYDNILTACHYNTDYSILDAVVRNKKFRTGEKKLHQQVEELLEIMGLTDRKDTVASNLPYGLQRRLEIARALALQPKLLLLDEPAAGMNPDETIKLMHLIKEIRDRFQLTVLVIEHHMDLIMGICDKIVVLNFGRKLAEGTAQEIQTNSKVIEAYLGEEEVIC, translated from the coding sequence ATGGCAACAATCTTAGAATTAAAAGATGTGACAAAACAGTTTGGAGGTTTAACAGCTGTAGCAAACATGGCTTTTCAGATAGAAAAGGATAGTATTTCAGGGATCATAGGTCCTAATGGAGCGGGAAAGACTACAATGTTTAATCTCATTACTGGAATATATAATGTTACTGAGGGAGATATCTTCTTTGAAGGAAAGAAGCTACAAAACCTACAGCCCTATCAAATTGCTGATATAGGTATAACAAGAACCTTTCAAAATATTAGATTATTTAAGAAGCTTACTACTTATGATAATATATTGACAGCCTGCCATTATAATACAGATTATAGTATTTTAGATGCAGTCGTTAGAAATAAAAAGTTTAGGACTGGGGAAAAAAAGCTGCATCAACAGGTAGAAGAGTTATTAGAAATTATGGGTTTAACAGATAGAAAAGATACGGTGGCTTCTAATCTTCCCTATGGTCTCCAACGAAGGCTTGAGATTGCAAGAGCTTTGGCATTACAGCCGAAACTTCTTCTTTTAGACGAGCCTGCAGCGGGGATGAATCCAGATGAGACAATAAAGCTAATGCATCTGATCAAAGAAATCAGAGATAGGTTTCAGCTTACTGTTTTAGTCATAGAACATCACATGGACCTTATTATGGGAATCTGTGATAAAATTGTTGTGTTAAACTTTGGAAGAAAATTAGCAGAAGGAACCGCCCAAGAGATTCAAACAAATTCAAAGGTAATCGAAGCATATCTTGGGGAGGAGGAAGTAATTTGCTAA
- a CDS encoding acyl-CoA thioesterase, with protein MEKSYSEIRVRYQETDQMAVVYHGNYFTWFEVGRTTLLREMGYSYKQLEEENIMLPVVEVKCRYKEAAKYDDEIIIETKVKEVKGVRITFEYDIVRKIDHRLLATGETTHAFVDTNLKPVNFKKIHPDIYQGLMKNS; from the coding sequence TTGGAAAAAAGCTATAGTGAGATACGAGTAAGGTATCAAGAGACAGATCAAATGGCAGTAGTTTATCATGGAAATTACTTTACTTGGTTTGAGGTAGGCAGAACTACGCTTTTGAGGGAAATGGGTTATTCCTATAAGCAACTGGAGGAAGAGAATATTATGCTTCCAGTGGTAGAAGTAAAGTGCAGGTATAAAGAAGCAGCCAAATATGATGATGAAATTATTATAGAGACAAAAGTGAAGGAAGTTAAGGGAGTTAGGATTACTTTTGAATATGATATTGTTAGAAAGATAGATCATCGGTTGTTGGCAACAGGAGAAACTACACATGCTTTTGTAGATACAAATTTAAAACCAGTAAACTTCAAAAAAATTCATCCAGATATTTATCAAGGTTTGATGAAAAATTCCTAA
- the rlmD gene encoding 23S rRNA (uracil(1939)-C(5))-methyltransferase RlmD, giving the protein MLQKNSIYTVEIEDIGHTGEGVGRIEGFTVFVEGGIPGDIVKIKLKTLKKNYGMGRIIQMLQPSKDRIEPPCSLASTCGGCQIMHMDYKKQLAIKGNRVKEILERIGKVETVVHPTIGMENPYEYRNKSQFPVGMMKGKAILGFYKKGSHDIVATDYCHIQAPINKEVIEVMKEYIEAYKITVYDEKSKKGLIRHVVTKVGFETGEVMVVIITNGKDLPLKDRLVEMLQKKVKGLKSIVQNINNKDTNVIFGRETITIYGEDKIVDYIGDLKFHISAQSFFQVNPTQTKVLYEKALAYADLTGEENVFDIYCGIGTISLFLAKKAKKVVGVEVVDAAIKDAKENARINDINNTEFYVGEAEVVIPELYEKGLKADIVVVDPPRKGCEEKVLETIVKMNPRRVVYVSCNPASLARDLAYLEEKGYKTVEVQPVDMFPHTAHVESVCKLSRNSNGLKE; this is encoded by the coding sequence ATGTTACAAAAAAACAGCATATATACCGTTGAAATAGAAGACATAGGACATACAGGTGAAGGGGTAGGAAGAATAGAAGGTTTTACAGTTTTTGTTGAAGGGGGGATTCCAGGGGATATTGTAAAGATAAAACTAAAGACCCTTAAGAAAAATTATGGTATGGGTAGAATCATCCAAATGCTTCAGCCTTCGAAGGATAGAATTGAGCCACCTTGTAGTTTAGCCAGTACATGCGGTGGATGTCAAATCATGCATATGGATTACAAAAAGCAACTAGCTATTAAAGGGAATCGGGTAAAGGAAATTTTAGAGAGAATAGGAAAAGTAGAAACGGTTGTTCATCCTACTATAGGTATGGAAAATCCTTATGAATACCGTAATAAGTCCCAATTTCCAGTAGGTATGATGAAGGGTAAAGCAATCCTTGGTTTTTATAAAAAGGGAAGCCACGATATAGTAGCTACAGATTATTGTCATATTCAAGCGCCTATCAACAAAGAGGTTATAGAGGTAATGAAGGAGTATATCGAAGCTTACAAAATAACTGTCTATGATGAAAAAAGCAAGAAAGGACTTATAAGGCATGTAGTAACTAAGGTAGGCTTTGAAACGGGAGAAGTGATGGTGGTCATCATCACAAATGGAAAAGATCTACCTTTGAAGGATCGTTTAGTAGAAATGCTTCAAAAGAAGGTAAAAGGATTAAAGAGCATTGTTCAAAATATCAATAATAAAGACACTAATGTTATTTTTGGTAGAGAGACTATAACTATTTATGGTGAGGATAAAATTGTAGACTACATAGGAGATTTAAAATTTCATATTTCAGCACAATCCTTTTTTCAAGTAAATCCTACTCAAACGAAAGTGTTGTATGAGAAGGCCTTAGCGTATGCAGATTTGACAGGGGAAGAAAATGTATTTGATATCTACTGTGGCATAGGGACGATATCCTTATTCTTAGCAAAGAAAGCCAAGAAGGTAGTAGGTGTAGAGGTGGTAGATGCTGCTATCAAAGATGCTAAGGAAAATGCTAGGATTAATGATATAAACAACACGGAGTTTTATGTGGGAGAAGCAGAAGTGGTGATACCAGAGCTTTATGAAAAGGGATTAAAAGCAGACATAGTAGTAGTAGACCCTCCAAGAAAAGGCTGTGAAGAGAAGGTATTAGAAACCATAGTAAAAATGAACCCCAGAAGAGTAGTATATGTATCTTGCAACCCGGCTTCTTTGGCAAGAGATTTGGCTTATTTAGAAGAGAAGGGGTATAAGACGGTGGAGGTGCAGCCTGTGGATATGTTTCCGCATACGGCTCATGTTGAGAGTGTTTGTAAACTTTCTAGGAATAGCAATGGTTTAAAAGAATAA
- the pfkA gene encoding 6-phosphofructokinase: protein MKTVGVLTSGGDSPGMNAAIRAVVRNAIAKGCRVIGVRRGYDGLIQGQLEEMNLSSVADIIHRGGTILRTARSEEFRTEEGRKKALNVMKVFGIEGMVVIGGDGSFRGAEELSKLGIPTIGVPGTIDNDLAYTDYTIGFDTAMNTVVEAISRIRDTSTSHGRANIIEVMGRHCGDIALHAGLAGGAESIIIPEVGLDIEQVCRKLIKGKNRGKLHSIILLAEGVGGAIELGATIEEMTGIETRATILGHTQRGGSPTAFDRVLASKMGAKAVDLLIEGKQSLVVGIKGNEIIGVDIEKALSIEKKLDKETYQLADILSM, encoded by the coding sequence ATGAAGACAGTAGGTGTGTTAACTAGTGGAGGAGACTCTCCCGGTATGAATGCTGCCATAAGAGCTGTTGTAAGGAATGCAATAGCCAAAGGCTGTAGGGTGATAGGGGTTAGAAGAGGGTATGATGGTTTGATTCAAGGACAGTTAGAGGAAATGAATCTATCTTCTGTTGCAGATATTATTCATAGAGGAGGCACCATATTAAGAACTGCTAGAAGTGAAGAGTTTAGAACAGAGGAAGGAAGAAAAAAGGCACTAAACGTTATGAAGGTCTTTGGTATAGAAGGCATGGTAGTCATAGGGGGGGATGGGTCCTTCAGAGGAGCTGAGGAATTAAGTAAATTAGGTATACCAACGATTGGTGTACCGGGAACTATTGATAATGACTTGGCTTATACAGACTATACTATAGGTTTTGATACTGCTATGAATACGGTAGTGGAGGCCATCAGCAGAATTAGAGATACCTCTACTTCTCATGGTAGGGCCAATATCATAGAGGTTATGGGCAGACACTGCGGAGACATTGCTCTCCATGCTGGATTAGCCGGGGGTGCTGAAAGTATTATTATACCAGAGGTAGGGTTAGATATTGAACAAGTTTGTAGAAAACTCATAAAAGGTAAAAATCGAGGAAAACTACATAGTATTATCCTACTAGCAGAAGGCGTAGGAGGAGCTATTGAACTAGGTGCTACCATTGAAGAAATGACAGGTATTGAAACAAGAGCTACTATATTAGGGCACACTCAGAGGGGTGGAAGTCCAACCGCCTTTGACCGTGTTTTGGCTAGTAAAATGGGAGCTAAGGCAGTAGATTTATTAATAGAAGGAAAACAAAGCCTTGTTGTAGGGATTAAAGGAAATGAAATTATTGGTGTAGATATTGAAAAAGCACTAAGCATTGAGAAAAAATTAGATAAAGAAACTTATCAATTAGCTGACATATTATCCATGTAG
- a CDS encoding branched-chain amino acid ABC transporter permease, whose protein sequence is MGWYYIQGILILSGIYLLAVLGLSLLTGFTGLFSFGHAGFMAIGAYATAVMTVKLNVPFVLAILIGGLIAAFFSLIIGKLTLNLKGDYFCIATLGFGEAIRLILDNVQYFGGARGWPGIPLRTSLTNVVVLNVIAVIILVNLIKSRHGRNMQAIREEEMASQIIGINVFKYKMISLAISAAYAGVAGGMLAHYTGFLQPRMFQLIKSTELTIMVIFGGLGSISGSIIGAIVLTSLPEVLRTFDRWRLVVYGASVIFIMITRPQGLMGGYEISITNIKKLISHITSFGKKKSAVGGDK, encoded by the coding sequence ATGGGTTGGTATTATATTCAAGGAATTTTAATTTTATCAGGGATTTATCTATTGGCGGTACTGGGATTATCATTATTGACGGGATTTACTGGACTTTTTTCTTTTGGACATGCGGGGTTTATGGCAATAGGAGCCTATGCTACAGCTGTTATGACAGTGAAGTTAAATGTTCCTTTTGTGTTAGCTATCCTAATAGGAGGTTTGATAGCAGCTTTTTTTAGTTTAATTATTGGAAAATTAACTTTAAATCTAAAGGGGGATTATTTTTGTATCGCTACTTTGGGATTTGGAGAAGCTATCCGACTGATCTTGGACAATGTCCAATACTTTGGAGGGGCTAGAGGGTGGCCTGGTATCCCTTTAAGAACAAGTTTGACCAATGTTGTGGTTTTAAATGTCATCGCCGTCATTATACTAGTAAATTTAATTAAATCAAGACATGGTAGAAACATGCAGGCTATAAGAGAAGAAGAGATGGCATCACAAATTATAGGCATCAATGTTTTTAAATATAAAATGATTTCCCTTGCCATCAGTGCAGCTTATGCAGGCGTTGCAGGTGGTATGTTAGCCCATTATACAGGTTTTTTACAACCTAGAATGTTTCAATTAATAAAGTCTACAGAGTTAACGATTATGGTGATTTTTGGAGGGTTAGGCAGTATATCCGGCAGCATTATTGGTGCCATTGTTTTAACATCCCTACCAGAGGTTTTAAGAACTTTTGATAGATGGAGACTGGTGGTTTACGGGGCATCTGTTATATTTATTATGATTACAAGGCCACAGGGATTGATGGGTGGCTATGAAATCAGTATAACTAATATCAAAAAACTTATCTCTCATATAACATCTTTTGGCAAGAAAAAGTCTGCAGTGGGGGGGGATAAATAG
- a CDS encoding ABC transporter ATP-binding protein: MLKVENLNVYYGGIHALRGIDIEVKEGQIVSIIGSNGAGKSTLLNAISGVVKPKAGMITYRGKEVPKIPHKIVELGICQVPEGRLIFANLTVKDNLMMGAYLRRDKKNIEIDLQKIYQLFPRLEERKDQMAGTLSGGEQQMLAMGRGLMGNPDLILLDEPSLGLAPLLVKTIFEIIEDIKKMNKTILLVEQNAYKALSIADKAYVLEQGVIKKEGNAKEILQDKSILEAYLGKAH; this comes from the coding sequence TTGCTAAAAGTAGAAAATCTCAATGTATATTATGGTGGAATTCATGCCTTAAGAGGTATAGATATAGAAGTAAAGGAAGGGCAAATTGTTTCAATTATTGGTTCTAATGGTGCAGGAAAATCCACACTATTGAACGCTATCTCTGGTGTAGTCAAGCCCAAAGCAGGGATGATTACCTATAGGGGTAAGGAAGTGCCGAAAATTCCTCATAAAATTGTAGAATTGGGAATTTGTCAAGTACCGGAGGGTAGATTGATTTTTGCTAATTTAACCGTAAAGGACAACTTAATGATGGGAGCTTACTTACGCAGAGATAAAAAAAATATTGAAATAGACTTACAAAAAATCTATCAATTATTTCCCCGATTAGAAGAAAGAAAAGACCAAATGGCAGGAACATTAAGTGGTGGAGAACAACAAATGTTGGCTATGGGTAGGGGATTGATGGGAAATCCAGACTTAATTTTATTGGATGAGCCTTCCCTTGGGTTAGCACCTTTGTTGGTAAAGACAATTTTTGAAATTATTGAAGATATAAAGAAAATGAATAAAACAATACTGCTGGTAGAGCAAAATGCCTATAAAGCTCTCTCTATTGCTGATAAGGCCTATGTTTTGGAGCAAGGTGTTATTAAAAAAGAGGGTAATGCTAAAGAAATTTTACAAGATAAATCTATTTTAGAGGCTTATCTTGGAAAAGCACATTAA